In one Pseudomonas sp. 31-12 genomic region, the following are encoded:
- the potE gene encoding putrescine-ornithine antiporter — protein MADSSKKMSLMGLTTLVTVNMMGSGIIMLPTSMAQLGAVSLLSWIVTAVGSMAIAYCFSQCGIYCPRPGGLSAYTEEAHAKSGFFLCSYLYFLSLAIANVAVAISAVGYMTSFVPWLGSGAIPLFIGTVGLLWLTTVANFGGPDITGKIGAITVWGVIIPVAGLSIIGWFWFKPDVLAAAWNPNDLPISEAISKAIPLTLWAFLGMESAAQASDAVEDPKRTVPLACLFGTLGAAVVYVLSTTVIQGIIPNAELANSSAPFALVYAHMFNPTVGNIIMALAVMACVGSLLGWQFTLAQTAKMTADQGMFLKLFAKVSARNAPIVGMLVCGVLQTLLALSTISPNASAQFAKLVSLAAVTNLIPYVTAATGLLIMMYKAKVGFGVYTRNTLLLLVAVAYSLYALYACGRDAVFGGTLVLVFGYLLYGFLAKRSVEASPAAQTRADTP, from the coding sequence ATGGCCGACTCAAGCAAGAAAATGAGCCTCATGGGGCTCACCACACTGGTGACAGTTAACATGATGGGCTCGGGCATCATCATGTTACCGACAAGCATGGCTCAGCTCGGCGCTGTTTCATTGTTGTCGTGGATCGTCACTGCCGTCGGTTCCATGGCCATCGCGTATTGCTTTTCCCAGTGTGGCATCTACTGTCCGCGTCCAGGCGGGTTATCCGCCTATACCGAAGAGGCGCACGCCAAATCAGGGTTCTTCCTTTGCTCGTATCTGTACTTCCTTTCGCTGGCCATCGCCAACGTGGCGGTCGCCATCTCCGCAGTGGGGTATATGACATCGTTCGTGCCGTGGCTGGGGAGCGGCGCCATTCCGCTGTTCATCGGAACGGTCGGCTTGCTCTGGTTGACCACCGTGGCCAACTTTGGCGGCCCCGACATCACGGGCAAGATCGGTGCGATTACCGTGTGGGGTGTGATCATCCCGGTGGCCGGCTTGAGCATCATCGGCTGGTTCTGGTTCAAGCCCGATGTGCTGGCTGCCGCCTGGAACCCGAACGACTTGCCCATCTCTGAAGCCATCAGCAAGGCGATTCCCCTGACCCTGTGGGCCTTCCTCGGCATGGAATCGGCAGCACAGGCCTCCGATGCAGTGGAAGATCCCAAACGCACGGTACCGCTGGCGTGCCTGTTTGGCACGCTGGGTGCGGCAGTGGTTTATGTGCTGTCGACAACCGTTATTCAAGGCATCATCCCCAATGCCGAACTGGCCAACTCATCGGCCCCTTTCGCGCTCGTCTATGCACACATGTTCAACCCCACGGTGGGCAACATCATCATGGCGCTGGCGGTGATGGCCTGTGTCGGTTCGCTGCTGGGCTGGCAGTTCACCTTGGCGCAAACCGCCAAGATGACGGCTGACCAGGGTATGTTCCTGAAACTGTTCGCCAAGGTCAGCGCACGGAATGCCCCTATAGTCGGAATGCTGGTCTGCGGTGTGTTGCAGACGTTGCTGGCGCTATCGACCATCTCGCCCAATGCCAGTGCCCAATTCGCAAAACTTGTCAGCCTGGCGGCAGTGACCAACCTCATCCCCTACGTGACGGCGGCCACCGGCCTGCTGATCATGATGTACAAAGCCAAAGTCGGTTTCGGCGTGTACACCCGCAACACCCTATTGTTATTGGTCGCCGTGGCCTATTCGTTGTACGCCCTGTATGCCTGCGGCAGAGACGCCGTGTTCGGCGGCACCCTCGTCCTGGTGTTCGGCTACCTGCTTTATGGTTTCCTCGCCAAACGTAGTGTCGAGGCATCTCCCGCCGCGCAGACCCGGGCCGACACCCCTTGA
- a CDS encoding AraC family transcriptional regulator produces the protein MTLKTTWYETDSRFIPGHYQPATLIDLALSRGIDSHRLLRGTGLFHDDILAGQTRLSPQQFLGLIGNSRRLLDADDSSFLFGQRLLPGHYGPASHALRHAQNLHQALDTLVQLQALLSPLATPRLVLDEKHAYFYWLDSCGAGEQWRFVLEASMTSIVAMSRSQSGQRLPWECSFSHAEPRYVEQYWVHLGEHTQFKRPLDQMRIPREYLTQSWPDASATAGQVARQEAHRQIEQLGFASSFIDCVYRYLQTHVRQAPNLEQAALAFAMSPATLKRKLQKHDTGFQQQVDLVRKHVALYLYQIKGFSNEEVADYLRFNDAANFRRSFKRWTGSTPNLIREMFETR, from the coding sequence ATGACCCTGAAAACCACTTGGTACGAAACCGACAGCCGTTTCATTCCCGGGCATTACCAGCCAGCAACCCTGATCGATCTGGCGCTGTCCCGGGGAATCGACAGCCATCGTCTGTTACGCGGCACCGGACTGTTTCATGACGACATCCTGGCCGGCCAGACTCGCCTCAGCCCGCAGCAGTTTCTCGGGTTGATCGGCAACAGCCGGCGCTTACTGGATGCCGACGACAGCAGCTTTTTGTTCGGCCAGCGCCTGCTACCGGGGCATTACGGCCCCGCCAGCCACGCCCTGCGCCACGCCCAAAACCTGCACCAGGCCCTCGACACGCTGGTGCAGCTACAGGCGCTGCTCAGCCCGCTGGCCACCCCGCGACTGGTGCTGGATGAAAAACACGCCTATTTCTACTGGCTGGACAGCTGCGGAGCGGGTGAACAGTGGCGTTTTGTGCTGGAGGCAAGCATGACCTCGATCGTGGCCATGAGCCGGTCACAGAGTGGCCAGCGCCTGCCGTGGGAATGCAGCTTCAGCCATGCCGAGCCACGTTATGTCGAGCAATACTGGGTGCATCTGGGTGAGCACACACAGTTCAAGCGCCCGCTGGACCAAATGCGCATCCCCCGGGAATATCTCACTCAGTCCTGGCCCGACGCCTCGGCCACAGCAGGCCAGGTTGCCCGCCAGGAAGCCCACCGACAAATCGAACAATTGGGATTTGCCTCAAGCTTCATCGACTGTGTTTATCGCTACCTTCAAACCCATGTTCGCCAAGCCCCCAACCTCGAACAGGCCGCCCTGGCCTTCGCCATGAGCCCCGCCACGCTCAAGCGCAAACTGCAAAAACACGACACAGGATTTCAACAGCAGGTGGATTTGGTGCGCAAGCATGTGGCGCTGTACCTCTATCAGATCAAGGGATTCAGTAACGAAGAAGTCGCGGACTACCTGAGATTCAACGATGCGGCGAACTTTCGGCGCTCCTTCAAGCGCTGGACCGGCAGCACGCCTAACTTGATTCGCGAGATGTTCGAGACCCGTTGA
- a CDS encoding GGDEF domain-containing protein: protein MFSVLKPHRWKLALLLLAANLGLLVHLACGEVKPVSEWVWLDIVGEGGSALLALVWLGLVLKSRPAGRVTHYLVLGLSCIFFSWWIDSLDEFIRLPDSITWDHWLESGPMPVGMILLTLGIYHWHREQLAISAQMEKRERLFREHRLFDKLTPLGGADYLKRQLTGSLEESHGQQQPLSLLALDLDNFSAINQAFGHAEGDAVLQALSHLLLLNLRRQDLLCRLAGDRFVVLLPNTGESQARLLALELQQAVQGLAHKTRQHGERLQLSASTAVVMALNESPDALLKRLNLALARAKQPLARTA, encoded by the coding sequence ATGTTCTCAGTGCTCAAACCTCACCGTTGGAAACTCGCCCTGCTGCTGTTGGCCGCCAACCTGGGGTTGCTTGTGCATCTGGCCTGCGGCGAGGTCAAACCGGTCAGCGAATGGGTCTGGCTGGACATCGTCGGTGAAGGCGGTTCGGCGCTGCTCGCGCTGGTCTGGCTGGGACTGGTGCTCAAGAGTCGGCCGGCCGGGCGCGTCACCCATTACCTGGTGCTGGGTTTGAGTTGCATCTTTTTCTCCTGGTGGATCGACAGCCTCGACGAGTTCATCCGCCTGCCCGACAGCATCACCTGGGATCACTGGCTCGAGTCCGGGCCGATGCCGGTGGGCATGATATTGCTGACCCTCGGCATCTATCACTGGCACCGCGAACAACTGGCAATCAGCGCACAGATGGAGAAACGCGAGCGGCTGTTCCGCGAGCATCGGTTGTTCGACAAACTCACGCCATTGGGCGGCGCCGATTACCTCAAGCGGCAACTGACCGGCAGTCTTGAGGAAAGTCATGGTCAACAACAGCCGCTATCATTGTTGGCGCTGGACCTGGACAACTTCTCGGCCATCAATCAGGCCTTCGGGCATGCCGAAGGCGACGCCGTGCTGCAAGCACTCAGTCATTTGCTGCTGCTCAACCTGCGCCGACAGGACTTGCTCTGCCGACTGGCCGGCGACCGTTTCGTGGTGCTACTGCCCAACACCGGCGAGAGCCAGGCACGGTTGCTGGCGCTGGAACTGCAGCAAGCGGTTCAGGGCCTGGCGCACAAAACCCGGCAGCACGGCGAACGCTTGCAACTGTCGGCGAGCACGGCGGTGGTGATGGCACTGAACGAGTCACCAGACGCCCTGCTCAAGCGCCTTAACCTGGCGCTGGCCCGGGCCAAGCAGCCTCTGGCCAGAACGGCCTGA